The nucleotide window TCATGAATGATTACGAAAAGCGTGTAGTTGTGCAACGTTAGGTTCATGAAACCCGGCTTTTGTGGCTTTACAGTCAGCTTCTTCCAGAGAGACAAAGGTACGATCGAAGGAGAGCGGTCTGTGAATCTTTTTGCTGTCATTGTCAGCTAATGGTGACCTGACGACTGGAgttggctaacgttagctctgCTAAGATAAAGCATGTAATGTTCCAGTTACAGCTGATAAGGTGACTTAACTTGTAACTCAGTTGTAGCGAACACGTTTAGTAAGTGTTGTTGTAAATAACTATGGTAACTTGATACTGACTGGCTTTTTTGGTTGCTCGCACCGCAAGATGTGAAGGCAGGATAACTAAGGACACCTTTACTTGTTATTCACACCTTGATATGTTCGTGTCAGGTTGTAGATTGAGGTAGTTTTCTGTAGAAATTTGACTAGCGTTTTTGTCGTGTGAGTCTCGGCTGCCTTAGGTTACATTTAGTGAAGTGTGCACCTGTGTGACTTGACTGACCCGCCGCCGTGCCCTGACACAGGATGGCCACAGTCTCACCTCACAGCCGCAGCCGAGCTGAGGATGAGGACGACCCCGTGGAGCGGATGATATCGCGCACCGGCTGTGCGGAGCTGCACTACGCCGTGCAGGAGTGCATGGCCGAGCACCAGGACTGGCGCCGGTGCCAGCGGCAGGTCGAGACGTTCAAACAGTGCATGGTGTCCTTCCAGGCCCAGCGGAGAGAGCAGCTGGCCAAGCAGCAGCCGGCCGCCACGGACTCTGCTCCCAGCTGAACACCGGACACCACACATAAAGCCATGCTTGGCGTGTGTGAGGAGGGAACAAATCAGACTTTCTCTTTTACAAGTGATCAGGATctgctttgattattatttgtaCTATTAAACAATTATCAGTATGTACATGAAACCCTGGCGTTGATGTTGAACATTGTGTGCTTGAAGGGGGAATGgcatttgttttgcagcagagTGCCACAAAGGTGCTCCTTTTCATTATGCATAATGATTAGTAAAATGTTTACTCGTTGGCTTGACCCACTTATTTCTATTCAGGGTCAGTGGGAGTGAGATGCTATAAatcataaatgcataaatggtGTTCAGCTCAGGGAAACAGACCCTGGACGGGTCTTCGTTCCATCACAGGCCTAACAGTCATTGATAATTCCCATTCACATTTCAATTTAGAGTCTCACATTTGCTTGACATGCGTGTCCTTAGAATGTGAGTGGGAACTGAAGGCAAGCAACATGATCAGAGGAAGATTATGCAAACTCAACACAGAAAGGGCCGGGCTGGGATCAAAGCCAGAGTCACTTAGTATGATTTAGTAATACTGAATATTGCAATTGTTGCTCCTCTTATGACTTAATTTGTTGTGAGATAACACACTCCCAgctattgtttgtgttttatgagaCTTCCACGGTCCTGCTTTGCCATTTTAACATGCTCTGGTCAGTGGAACACATTATGCATGTGCAATCCAAGAGGTAACACTGCAGAAATTTATATTGGTGGTAATTTTTTaagaatttattttgttttattttttaactcaaGGTTGAGCCAGAGATTGCATGCACTGAAATAGCAAATTGAAAATGTTCTTCCTTTTATATGTGAAAATACAAGCCTCAAATACAAGCCAGCGAAGCATTCTTGGACTggtttaataataattacagctAATAAAAATGACTGGAGCTCTAAGGGTGAAAGGCTGACTTATTAACTTACTGTTGCCTTTACTTAGAGGTGAGGGGTTTCACTCCACAGAGCAACATGCCAGTGTTGGAAAAATCATATACCTGAAATACAACAGTGTatttaatgatgataataataaataataaatgcagctcaaagtgctgtaCACTTACAGtaataaaagaattaaaaacatgcatgtgcattaAAATTATTGACCGAGGTTGCTTGTTTAATCTGTGGTGGGAGTTTGTTCCAAATCCTCGGTGCATAGTTGCAAAAAGCTGACTCACCATACTTTTTGCTATTGATTTGTGGCACATTCAGCAGGCCGGCATTTAGTGATCTTAGTGAGCGATTTGGAACATACTCTGACAAACAGTCTGAAAGGTAGGAGGGTGCTAAGccatttagtgctttataaacaagtaaaacaactgttcacacagaacacagatgGATATACTCTTACAAACAgatttttgaaataaaaattatggcacaaaatttgaattttaatctAAAGTGTACCTGCATGCCAATGatcattttggaaaaataaatataagtaGGTATTTTTTCCCCAGAAGTTTGGCTCTTTCAATTGTAAATTCTTCAGCTCAACTAGAAAACAATTAAGCATGGTCATCGTACAGAAACATTTCAGAAAATATAGAAATCACTGACTTCATTTTTCAAAGAAGATCATTATAAAGCTGGTCAAATAACATTGTTTTTCAGCTCATCCTGTTATACCATAATATATGAGGCATGACAATATACAGCAGACATTTTtctataataatattttaattatttgaaatTGCATCCAATGCATTATTCAAAAACATGtctcacataaacacatctTAGTGTGTCATCGCTCAGCAGTGATAcagagttgttttgttttttgttttaattgttgcTGCCGTTTTAATAAGTGAATGTGTTTACATCAACACTTTGTTCACTGCTGCATCACTGagcctttttcttttgtaaagcTTCTTAATGGAGATCAGTACTTCTTCTGTCTTCAAAGAGTATATAATAGGATTGAGCATAGCAGGTATGATGTGTGTCAAGGAGGAGTTTACAATCCTGGCATTAGGATGAATATAAGTGGCCACTGCAGCTATATTTGTGCTCAATATTGGTAAAAAGAAAATAGCCACTAGGATCAGATGAGAGGTACAGGTTTTCAGAGCTTTGATACGTTCCTCTCCAGATGCAATCTTAATCAATGCTATAGCAATGCAGATATATGAGATTACTATTAGAATAGCAGGAATACATAGGACAATGACGAAAACAACATATGCCATTATATTATTTAAAGAAGTATCATTACATGCAAGTTTATATGTTGGTGCATGGTCACAGAAGAAACTGTTAATCACCAAAGATCTACAAAAGGAAAGACGGTCTATAAAGCTAATCCCAAATGCCAGTAAACTAACCAGGAAACACCATATAAACATGAGTATAGCAGCAACAGCTGGTTTTGTCACAATTGCATGGTATCTCAGAGGAAAGCAAATTGCTACAAACCTATCATATGCCATAGTGAGGAGAGTCCATGACTGCATAGAtgtaaagaacaaaacaaagaacatATAACTTAGGCAGGCCTCATAGATAATGTATCTGTTATCAAGCAAAAATGTGTCCAACAGCTTTGGGATGAGAGCAGTGCTCTCACACAAGTCTGTCAAAGCCAAGTTGAAGACAATCGTGTATTTAGCAGTATGAAGAGTCTTGGCCAGATAGATAACTGACATGAGGAAGGCATTCCCAAGGACAgtcacaacataaacaaaacacagaaacacataataATATTTGACATGTGGGATGTTGGAAAACCCACTGAGATAAAATTTCTCAGGACGAACAAATGTGGCATTAAGCATTACCGCAGTTTGGTGCTCGTGACCCATCACAAccttctttttcctgttttaacaaTGGGAAACATagggaaaatataaaaaattacattactCACTGGAAAACATTTGCAGTAACCAAACTCACCCAAAACATCAAGTGctcactgcagcagagacagCAAATGTTTGTGGAGTGACAAGTCAGTCACTTATATTTTCTCACTGCTCTTGACTGTGTCACATGCTTAGCTATGGGATAACAAAATCCTCCACGGTGTGACTCTCTTCATTTTACCTCttggtcaaaggtcaacagtatGCCACATGGAGGTGGTACTGATCATttgaaagctgggaacctggGGTTaattttgagatgcagctcagcattATGTGTCAAATTTTTCTAATCATAATCTGTCATAAGAACTGTTTTTTAGGTGCCTATTTATTAATTTAGTTATTTAGGATATGATGACCATTCCCATGGCCATTCTCATGTCTCActttgagatttaaaaaaatccttccAAAATACCACAATAAGACACACAGCCCTTGAGGAGAAAAATACATGCTTTTATTAGGTATcaaaaacatttgacatttggagatttctgcaAGAATTCCATTTTTCTGTGATGGGATGGCAAACACTTTTGTCTGAAAATTGTTTAGAAACATGAGGCTTTTATTATCCTACTGCAGGTCATTTTATATCAAGTCTAAAAAAGttgtctcactacaatgaaatacCATCAtcatacatgaataaaattgggctctgtcaaacccaatttatgcattttcaagactgtttaggcccgaCTACGCACAAATGTATCATTTTAGAATAGGCCAGAATAACACATTTGTGCTGCCTGCAGATAACATAGTTTTGGCCCAAACAACAAAGGATTAGCATAAAGTGGGCATTTCTGTAAAGGGAAGACCCATGGGTATCTACCATTTTctttcagatatcttgaggtgacaggtcaagggacccctttgaaaatggccatgccatTTTCCCTTTGCCAAAATCTAGCCTAACTTGGAGCATTATTTAGAGCCCTTGCTGGCAGCTTAGCATGACATACTAAGTGCCAGTGAATTTCTTAGATCAAAACTGAACCCACTATAGCCTTTGAAAGACAGTAGGTTAGCTGTGGATGGCAGTATCTATGGTGAAGTGTTTTTGATGGCACATTGATTTattaggttttgttttgttttctgttgaggTCACACAGGAGATAGTCCCAAAGtgagacacaaaacaaatgctATGAAAGAGAAATCCCTCTATGGCCAACCTCTACATGGAAGAACATCACCAAGTCATCGGTTTAGATATGTGGATAACACATGGATGAAAATCAAAAGCCAGGAAACGCAAGCCTTCACAGAACACATCAACTCAGTGGATAGTAACATCAGGTTGAAGCAAGAGGAGGTCAAGAACAGCTTAGCCTTTTTGGACTGTGTCGTACACATGGGCACgggcggactggccatctggatgTTCTGGAGAATACCAGAACGGCCGGTGCTGCCAGTTGACTGgccggtcttttttttttttcctcccctttttgctTGTAATCTACTCTTGTTCCATGTCCAGACCGATAGGTGGCAACTATGTTCCGGTAGGCCCTTAGATGCGCAGGCTTACTCGCCACTCAGCCGTGTCAAAGATACTCGTGgtagtcccgccccttccggtgggcccccatgggacctttcggagcgaaaaaaaatgaatggtgttcaatggacagaaaataatttcctggtccccccgtcgttatgccattGTGGCGAAGTGTAGGAGGGTAGATTGAAGTTATTGGAGGTTAATATTGCTatgaggaaaatggaaagcCAGACAATGCCACCTGGGGAGTTTCACCCCAGGAAATACCAAAAGGACACACAGGTTTGTTCCCAATTAGGAGGCAGAGGCAAGTATGGACAATTAAGAtaaattttattgaaaataagcaaaaataatcaaaaccaaaaggcaggggctggagctgcggaaaaggaaaaaatagtaaaaacagcacaaattaTGGACAATTTataaattactttattacatttaatTCTAAAAAAGGCCTGAATACTAATTCTAAAAAGGGGCAACTACAAAAGCTAAAACACAGCCCAACTTAAGTGAAACTAAATAGAAAAAGGAGGAGGCCACTTGTGAGAGGCAGACTACACGGAGGGGTGCTACCGCTATTCACCAgtgaacacagcaaacacagcaaacctcACACAAAACAATGGTGCAGTCTATGGTGTCCCAGTGCAACTACTCACACGCAAAAAGTGCAGGGACCTCACCACAAGTGCCTAGCCCCTCAGCAATATGGCACTCCACTCCTGAAATAAAGGAAAACTCACAGAAAACAACTCACAACATAAATAAGTATGCCAGCTGTTCAACAAATGGGCAACTGAACACAACTGGGCATAACAAAGGGCAAATTGATAAACAAATAAGGCAATAAGCAAAAAGGAAATAAGTCTAAAAAAAAGCAAGTaggcaaagcagcagtagtCCATGGGGCAAGAGGACCTAAAAGAGGAGGAAACCACAATTAATTTGGCTCTTTACCACTCACTGAACTGATTAGGAGGAACCCTACTCACCACCTTGAGGCCTAAGTATATGGGAtggcaggagagcaggagggaaaTCCTTGACCCTGAACagccaacacatacacacattacactAGGCTGGAGGTGACAATACAGGTAAGGAACCACCAAAAACAGTTGGACACATACCTAGTGCAACAATGTGCAGCCACAGCAGGGACAGGGCatgaggcaggcagagaaagagcagaggctCACAGGTgccttttatttcctgactCTGATTGAAGGGGCTGAGACAAGGGAGGAGTCAGGCTCAGGGTGCACTACCCTCCTGCACCACTGGGTTAGGGTCACCAcaccatggattacacaaatgttgtttataggcttaaataacaaattttcatgtcaagagtttgaccgtttattgcgccattgttcagttaaatgctgttgagaaaacacaattagaaagactacatactgtgtcgcgtatgtgacgtcacgtcatcgccgtttccctcctgCTCACCCTCCTCGGGCAGGAGGGTGAGCAGACCCCGCCgtcgggcggaaaaactcagaacctcaaaaactcagcgcggagcagagaaatcgccatgtctgttgtaggcttccagtgcgggtggtgacgtatatcatttgCACcaagagcagcgaagagttgtagttcacaaagcgggtcttctttgcgtgaaaaattatctttaaatatcacaaacaacatatgtgaaatccatggcacaattcaaacgggaccagaaaataatttttatctacccattggattgcattcataattttttgcttttgaagacccatgtaccggaagtgggtgggcgggacttcactCTATACGCAGACAACGCACAGCGCAAAAATtaaggttgataataaaaaaaaaaagccatgataattatcacattattacataacaaaatgaacagaCCCACCgttgtctttttaaattgtgtacCCCACTCaatttgagcaaaataaatgttttacctAAGACCAGGTGGTTCCCAAGCTAAGAGATTCCACTGCCCAGTTGGTAAGGAACGCAAACGCCAAGGTTCCTACTGGCCAAAAGTGGAATGCTCAAACTGAGGTCGTCAAAGCTGTCAGTAAGCTGCAACACCAAGAGATCGTCGGCAGAGTCCAGGCAGGAAGAGCAGGGCTAGGATGGGGAGAAGTGCCACGGTTCTGGACCAAGGCCAACAgcaaggagagaaaggagatggTGGTTGCAGAGGTGATGAGGCTGGAGGAAGAGCGCTACAAGTTCAAGGCAGTGTCACAGGGCCAACAAGGAAGCTGGACAACCTGGGAGGGAGTTATCAACCGGAACATCAGCTGGTCAGACCTGTGGAAGATTCCACAGGCAAGGCTCAGCTTCCTCATTTGCTCAACCTACGACACGCTTCCCTGTCCTCGTAGCCTTCACCAGTGGTTTGGGAACGAAAAATGCTGCTCACTCTGCAATGCTCCAAACGTAAACCTCCAGCACATCCTTTCAGCCTGTAAGACCACGCTCTCTCAGGGGTGCTACAGATGGCGCCATGACCAGGTCCTGAGAAAAGCTAGCTGAAAGTTCAACTAACCCCGACAACTGCTGCAGGGGGGAACACTTATCAGCAGCAGGGGGTGACAGGGAGACGTCCCTGTCACTGCCCCGCCACCAGGAGACGTTCCAGGATTAAAGGGCAAAAAGTTGGTGGTTCCTGGCTGATGACCCTGCAGCTGACCCATGGGCATTTAGAGGAGGTGCGACAGGCAGCAATGCCCAGCAGGAAATTCCACCTAATTGTACATTTACTTAAAGGTTTAAATCATTATTACATAAGattatataaaatgttaatatgtGTGACAATGAACTGTTGATAAGTAGTttactatattatattattaacatGATCATTTCCTTGATTGTTAACTGGAAAACAGCTATTAACTAAagtaaaaaattaattaaagctgcaagcagcgttgacgggccctcgcacccatGCCAcctcgtgcccacttgtgcccaGTGGCTGTGGcaataggcacacacacacacacacacacccacacactcattcactcactcactcactcactcacacacacacacacactcactcagacacacactcactctcacacacacacacacacacacacacacacacacacacacacattcattcactcactctctcactcacttacactcacacacacacacacacacagttctggcccAGTCGCTagcggcgctcctccagcagatgtcgccctcagcttgcgtttgagtttgagagttgtttctgctTCTGGGGGGGGAagggcagagcaggcagagcagaggaaaaaaacccagagtccaaacctgttaaactagtcttcaccgcggccacaaatttttccaatccacagcaagtcctcctatttttgtaggagaattagtcttctttccatctgcataggtttggaagctgtcagacttttactttggactgctggggcctaattagtgcctatGCTCACGGCAAGTGCAtgttaattcacagcaggcacaccagggtccatgggaaaaagtggaggcactggttgtggacactctgactttgatggCTTCTGAAATCTAAACGGTTCAAAGGAACGTAAAttccttctgaacttttgttaagcactatgtcctctgtcatgtattaaaaTTTTTAAGTCGATgaaattaacgccctgggaggagatacattttctacaaagcgcaaatttgggcgaaaacgtgactttcaaatgcaaattgcggacttcctgttggttttaggtggggagcacgagcacgaaaaatgtcgggcttgatgacatctacgtttcggcgctggtttggtctttctatgacattcctgtgggcgTCCGCCTCGTGCCCGTCGGGGACGGTCCATTCACGGTGCCACCcactcactcacgcacacacacacacacacacgcacacacgcacgcacacacacacacacacacacacacacacactcaatcacgcacacacacaaacacacaaagcggtgctcctccagcagatgttgccctaagcttgcgtttgagagttgtttctgcttctgtgggggaagggcagagcaggcagagcagagaaaaaataaacagagtccaaacctgttaaacaactcttcaccGCGGCCataaactttttccaatccacagcaagacctcctatttttgtaggagaattagtcctcttt belongs to Myripristis murdjan chromosome 14, fMyrMur1.1, whole genome shotgun sequence and includes:
- the coa4 gene encoding cytochrome c oxidase assembly factor 4 homolog, mitochondrial isoform X2 codes for the protein MATVSPHSRSRAEDEDDPVERMISRTGCAELHYAVQECMAEHQDWRRCQRQVETFKQCMVSFQAQRREQLAKQQPAATDSAPS
- the coa4 gene encoding cytochrome c oxidase assembly factor 4 homolog, mitochondrial isoform X1; protein product: MFQLQLIRMATVSPHSRSRAEDEDDPVERMISRTGCAELHYAVQECMAEHQDWRRCQRQVETFKQCMVSFQAQRREQLAKQQPAATDSAPS
- the LOC115371639 gene encoding putative gustatory receptor clone PTE03 → MGHEHQTAVMLNATFVRPEKFYLSGFSNIPHVKYYYVFLCFVYVVTVLGNAFLMSVIYLAKTLHTAKYTIVFNLALTDLCESTALIPKLLDTFLLDNRYIIYEACLSYMFFVLFFTSMQSWTLLTMAYDRFVAICFPLRYHAIVTKPAVAAILMFIWCFLVSLLAFGISFIDRLSFCRSLVINSFFCDHAPTYKLACNDTSLNNIMAYVVFVIVLCIPAILIVISYICIAIALIKIASGEERIKALKTCTSHLILVAIFFLPILSTNIAAVATYIHPNARIVNSSLTHIIPAMLNPIIYSLKTEEVLISIKKLYKRKRLSDAAVNKVLM